The Candidatus Hydrogenedentota bacterium genome has a segment encoding these proteins:
- a CDS encoding uroporphyrinogen decarboxylase family protein: MTGRERILNCLEKRPIDRLPFMPITMMFAADHAGVPYRAYATDHRVLVEAQLRTAEAYGFDYVSCISDPAREAADCGAAVHFFDNQPPALDESRARLADKTELARLPMPDPLGGTRMRDRIEAAALFRERAAREYLIEGWVEGPCAEAADLRGINALMMDFYEDPAFVADLFEFVLELGLRFARAQIEAGADLIGVGDAAASLVGPDLYEAFVFPCEKRLVEGIHATGGRVRLHICGNTRPILDGMGRLGCDIVDLDYMVPMDEARAAMGPAQVLLGNLDPVAVVRNGSPEQIREAVAACHRQAGPAYIVGAGCEIVRDTPPDNLRAMAAYAHSFPLGEA, encoded by the coding sequence ATGACCGGTAGGGAACGCATTCTCAATTGCCTGGAGAAACGGCCGATCGATCGTCTGCCGTTCATGCCGATAACGATGATGTTCGCGGCGGATCACGCCGGCGTGCCGTACCGCGCTTACGCGACGGACCACCGCGTGCTCGTTGAGGCGCAACTGCGCACCGCGGAAGCGTATGGTTTCGACTATGTGTCCTGCATATCGGATCCCGCGCGCGAGGCGGCGGACTGCGGGGCCGCCGTCCATTTTTTCGACAACCAGCCGCCCGCCCTTGACGAATCGCGGGCGCGCTTGGCCGACAAGACGGAACTCGCGCGGTTGCCCATGCCCGATCCCCTTGGCGGAACGCGGATGCGCGATCGCATCGAGGCCGCCGCCTTGTTCCGCGAACGCGCGGCCCGCGAATACCTGATCGAGGGATGGGTCGAAGGTCCCTGCGCCGAAGCCGCCGATTTGCGTGGGATAAACGCGCTCATGATGGACTTCTACGAGGATCCGGCGTTCGTTGCGGACCTGTTCGAGTTCGTGCTGGAATTGGGATTGCGCTTCGCGCGCGCCCAAATCGAGGCCGGCGCGGACCTGATCGGCGTGGGAGACGCCGCCGCGTCGCTCGTAGGCCCGGACCTTTACGAAGCCTTCGTGTTCCCGTGCGAAAAGCGTCTCGTCGAGGGCATCCACGCGACGGGCGGCCGCGTCCGCCTGCACATCTGCGGTAACACCCGGCCCATACTCGACGGTATGGGACGCCTCGGCTGCGATATCGTGGACCTCGACTATATGGTTCCGATGGACGAGGCCCGCGCCGCGATGGGGCCCGCCCAGGTCCTTCTTGGAAATCTCGATCCCGTCGCCGTGGTCCGCAACGGATCGCCCGAACAGATCCGCGAAGCCGTTGCCGCCTGCCACCGTCAGGCCGGTCCGGCCTATATCGTGGGCGCCGGATGCGAGATTGTGCGCGACACCCCGCCGGACAACCTGCGGGCCATGGCCGCATACGCGCATTCATTTCCGTTGGGGGAAGCATAG